A genome region from Nocardia sp. NBC_01730 includes the following:
- a CDS encoding beta strand repeat-containing protein, which produces MPTITSLSPTSGPASGNTTVTITGTGFVPIVTTVKFGTVATSFTVDSPTQITAIAPPGTGTVQVTVATSGSGTSNGLPYTYAPVPSLGSVNPAEGPTTGGTTVILTGTGLTGATVVSFGATPATSFTVNSDTQITAVAPAGTGSVQVKVTGPGGTSNGVFYTYVVVSTLTSLNPSQGPTSGGNTVTITGTGFTGVVTTVKFGTVATSFTVNSPTQITAIAPPGTGTVQVTVTTSGGISNGLPYIYVPVPSLTSISPTAGPVAGGTTVILTGTGLTGATVVSFGATPATSFTVNSATQITAVAPAGTGSVLVKVTGPSGTSNGVFYTYVAVPSLISLSPIAGPAAGGTTVVLTGTNLTGATAVTFGATPATSFTVNSATQITAVAPAGTGTVQVTVTTAGGTSNGVAYTYVAVPSLISLSPIAGPVTGGTTVTLTGTGFTGATAVTFGATPATSFTVNSATQITAVAPAGTGTVLVTVTAPGGTTGGVAYTYVAVPTLTSLNPIAGPVTGGTTVTLTGTSFTGATAVTFGATPATSFTVNSATQITAVAPAGTGTVTVTVTTAGGTSNGVAYTYVAVPSLISLSPIAGPVTGGTTVTLTGTGFTGATAVTFGATPATSFTVNSATQITAVAPAGTGTVLVTVTAPGGTTGGVAYTYVAVPTLTSLNPIAGPVTGGTTVTLTGTSFTGATAVTFGATPATSFTVNSATQITAVAPAGTGTVTVTVTTAGGTSNGVAYTYVAVPSLTALSPALGPIAGGTSVTLTGTGFTGATAVTFGATPAASFTVNSDTQITAVAPAGTGAVLVTVTTASGVSNGQLYTYVALPAVISLSPIAGPVAGGTTVTLTGTGLTGATAITFGATPATSFTVNSDTQITAVAPAGIGAVQVTVTTPGGTSSGVFYTYIALPTIGIPVPASGPTAGGTSVIIPGTALTTTDSVTFGGVLASFSVNSDVQLVAVTPPGAAGAVDIVVTTAGGSVTAAGAFTYVAGPGI; this is translated from the coding sequence TCGCCGACCTCAGGGCCCGCCTCGGGGAATACCACCGTCACAATCACCGGCACCGGGTTCGTCCCGATTGTCACCACCGTGAAGTTCGGCACCGTGGCAACCTCCTTCACCGTCGACTCCCCCACGCAGATCACGGCCATCGCCCCTCCAGGAACAGGTACGGTGCAGGTCACTGTCGCCACGTCGGGTAGTGGCACCAGCAACGGTCTTCCCTACACCTATGCCCCGGTACCTTCCCTGGGCAGCGTGAATCCCGCTGAAGGGCCAACCACCGGTGGAACCACGGTGATCCTGACCGGCACGGGCCTCACGGGTGCCACCGTGGTCTCCTTCGGTGCCACGCCGGCGACCTCGTTCACCGTCAACTCCGACACACAGATCACCGCTGTCGCCCCAGCAGGCACCGGTTCCGTGCAAGTCAAGGTCACCGGTCCGGGTGGTACGAGTAACGGGGTCTTCTACACCTATGTCGTGGTGTCCACCCTGACCTCGCTCAACCCCAGTCAAGGGCCCACATCGGGCGGCAACACGGTCACCATCACCGGCACCGGATTCACCGGTGTCGTCACCACGGTGAAATTCGGCACCGTGGCGACCTCGTTCACCGTGAACTCCCCCACGCAGATCACCGCCATCGCCCCACCCGGGACCGGTACGGTGCAAGTCACCGTCACCACCTCCGGTGGCATCAGCAACGGTCTCCCCTACATCTATGTCCCGGTACCTTCGCTGACCTCCATCAGTCCGACTGCTGGTCCAGTGGCTGGTGGAACCACGGTGATCCTGACCGGCACGGGCCTAACGGGTGCCACCGTGGTCTCCTTCGGTGCCACGCCGGCGACCTCGTTCACCGTCAACTCCGCCACACAGATCACCGCGGTCGCCCCAGCAGGCACCGGTTCCGTGCTGGTCAAGGTCACCGGTCCGAGTGGTACCAGCAACGGGGTCTTCTACACCTACGTTGCCGTGCCTTCCCTGATCTCGCTCAGCCCGATCGCAGGTCCGGCGGCTGGAGGGACCACGGTCGTCCTCACCGGCACCAACCTCACCGGAGCCACCGCGGTCACCTTCGGAGCCACACCGGCGACCTCGTTCACCGTCAACTCCGCGACACAGATCACCGCGGTCGCCCCAGCCGGAACCGGAACGGTACAGGTCACCGTCACCACCGCGGGTGGCACCAGCAACGGGGTCGCCTACACCTACGTCGCGGTACCTTCCCTGATCTCGCTCAGTCCGATCGCAGGTCCGGTAACCGGAGGTACGACGGTCACCCTCACCGGCACCGGCTTCACCGGAGCCACCGCGGTCACCTTCGGAGCCACACCGGCGACCTCGTTCACCGTCAACTCCGCGACACAGATCACCGCGGTCGCTCCTGCCGGGACCGGCACGGTGCTGGTCACCGTCACCGCTCCGGGTGGCACGACTGGTGGGGTCGCCTACACCTACGTTGCGGTACCTACCCTGACCTCGCTCAACCCGATCGCAGGTCCGGTAACCGGAGGTACGACGGTCACCCTCACCGGCACCAGCTTCACCGGAGCCACCGCGGTCACCTTCGGAGCCACACCGGCAACCTCCTTCACCGTCAACTCCGCCACACAAATCACCGCGGTCGCCCCAGCCGGAACCGGAACGGTAACGGTCACCGTCACCACCGCGGGTGGCACCAGCAACGGGGTCGCCTACACCTACGTCGCGGTACCTTCCCTGATCTCGCTCAGTCCGATCGCAGGTCCGGTAACCGGAGGTACGACGGTCACCCTCACCGGCACCGGCTTCACCGGAGCCACCGCGGTCACCTTCGGAGCCACACCGGCGACCTCGTTCACCGTCAACTCCGCGACACAGATCACGGCGGTCGCTCCTGCCGGGACCGGCACGGTGCTGGTCACCGTCACCGCTCCGGGTGGCACGACTGGTGGGGTCGCCTACACCTACGTTGCGGTACCTACCCTGACCTCGCTCAACCCGATCGCAGGTCCGGTAACCGGAGGTACGACGGTCACCCTCACCGGCACCAGCTTCACCGGAGCCACCGCGGTCACCTTCGGAGCCACACCGGCAACCTCCTTCACCGTCAACTCCGCCACACAAATCACCGCGGTCGCCCCAGCCGGAACCGGAACGGTAACGGTCACTGTCACCACCGCGGGTGGCACCAGCAACGGGGTCGCCTACACCTACGTCGCGGTACCTTCCCTGACCGCCCTGAGTCCTGCTCTGGGGCCCATCGCGGGCGGGACCAGTGTCACTCTCACCGGCACCGGCTTCACCGGAGCCACCGCGGTCACCTTCGGGGCTACACCGGCGGCGTCGTTCACCGTCAACTCCGACACCCAGATCACCGCGGTCGCCCCCGCCGGGACCGGCGCGGTACTGGTCACCGTCACGACGGCAAGCGGCGTCAGTAACGGCCAGTTGTACACCTACGTCGCGCTCCCTGCGGTGATCTCCCTCAGTCCGATCGCAGGTCCGGTGGCCGGAGGTACGACGGTCACTCTCACCGGCACCGGGCTCACCGGGGCCACCGCGATTACCTTCGGGGCTACACCGGCGACGTCGTTCACCGTCAACTCCGATACGCAGATCACCGCAGTCGCCCCAGCCGGGATCGGGGCGGTGCAGGTCACCGTCACCACTCCGGGTGGCACCAGTAGTGGGGTCTTCTACACCTACATCGCGTTGCCCACTATCGGCATCCCGGTCCCCGCTTCCGGTCCGACTGCCGGCGGCACTTCGGTGATCATCCCGGGCACTGCCCTGACGACCACTGATTCGGTCACGTTCGGTGGTGTCCTTGCGTCGTTCAGCGTCAACTCCGATGTGCAGCTCGTCGCGGTCACCCCGCCGGGAGCCGCCGGTGCCGTCGACATCGTGGTCACCACCGCCGGAGGCAGCGTCACCGCGGCCGGTGCCTTCACCTACGTCGCCGGACCCGGCATCTGA
- a CDS encoding type 1 glutamine amidotransferase domain-containing protein encodes MPDQLNDVRVLIITSNTGVERDELLVPRDELRQRGAQVTHAAPKREQVQTFHHDVNKDVAVQPDSSLDEVSGKDFDVLVVPGGTVNADKLRVTQRAVELAGEFANAGKPIAAICHGPWLLVDAGLLPGKTLTSYFSLRTDITNAGGTWVDEPSVQSPEDGWTLITSRNPGDLADFVGAITQELVPTS; translated from the coding sequence ATGCCCGATCAGTTGAACGATGTGCGGGTCCTGATCATCACGTCGAATACGGGGGTGGAGCGGGACGAACTGCTCGTCCCGCGCGACGAACTCCGCCAACGGGGCGCGCAGGTCACGCATGCCGCGCCGAAGCGGGAACAAGTGCAGACGTTCCACCATGATGTGAACAAAGATGTTGCCGTGCAACCTGATTCGTCGCTCGACGAGGTCTCGGGGAAAGATTTCGACGTGCTGGTGGTGCCTGGCGGCACGGTGAACGCCGACAAACTGCGGGTTACCCAGCGGGCCGTCGAACTGGCCGGAGAGTTCGCGAACGCGGGCAAGCCGATCGCCGCGATCTGCCACGGCCCCTGGCTGCTCGTCGACGCCGGTTTGCTGCCCGGAAAGACACTGACCTCGTACTTCTCGCTACGTACCGACATCACCAATGCCGGGGGGACGTGGGTCGACGAACCGAGCGTGCAGTCACCGGAGGACGGGTGGACGCTGATCACGTCGCGTAACCCGGGCGATCTCGCCGACTTCGTCGGTGCCATCACCCAGGAACTGGTCCCCACCTCCTGA
- a CDS encoding MerR family transcriptional regulator: MRIAELSRASGVPAATIKYYVREGLLPSGVRTHRNQAEYSDDHVSRLRLIRALVDIGGVSVGAAKELLAVLDSGSLSARDSLGHVQYALGGRRSPVGDEQREAAAGDVAALLDRRGWHIDDESPARGTLVDVCAALRLLGHADVVAAIDDYATASEAIAATDLDLVHDEPDLERMTETAIVGTILGDTLLSALRRLAQEHLSATLLPPRGREV, encoded by the coding sequence ATGCGGATCGCCGAACTCAGCCGCGCCAGCGGTGTCCCTGCCGCGACGATCAAGTACTACGTGCGCGAGGGCCTGCTGCCTTCCGGCGTGCGAACCCACCGCAACCAGGCTGAATACAGCGACGACCACGTCAGCCGCCTGCGGCTGATCCGGGCGCTGGTGGATATCGGCGGTGTGTCCGTCGGAGCGGCCAAGGAGCTGCTCGCCGTGCTCGACAGCGGCAGCCTGTCCGCGCGGGACTCGCTCGGCCATGTGCAGTACGCGCTGGGTGGGCGCAGATCGCCGGTTGGCGACGAGCAACGCGAGGCCGCCGCGGGGGACGTCGCGGCACTGCTCGACCGCCGTGGCTGGCACATCGACGACGAGAGCCCCGCCCGGGGCACCCTCGTCGACGTCTGCGCCGCGCTACGGCTGCTCGGCCACGCCGACGTGGTCGCCGCGATCGATGACTACGCCACCGCCAGCGAAGCCATCGCCGCCACCGACCTCGACCTGGTCCACGATGAACCCGACCTGGAGCGGATGACCGAAACCGCCATCGTCGGAACCATCCTCGGCGACACCCTTCTCTCGGCCCTGCGCCGCCTGGCCCAGGAACACCTCTCCGCCACGCTCCTGCCGCCGCGGGGCCGCGAGGTTTAG
- a CDS encoding ABA4-like family protein, with amino-acid sequence MTNLLFDITFWFAAPFWALMVLAPRWRQTSAVVASPLICVPPLVIYTALIVPKFGAFAGTLIDPHLAGLQSVLGEGTGAAAAWAHFVALDLFLGRWIFLDSRARGLPPLLISPLLVLTILFAPIGVLLYLLIRLTRTPLPVSDRPISLEA; translated from the coding sequence ATGACGAACCTGCTCTTCGACATCACCTTCTGGTTCGCGGCACCGTTCTGGGCGCTGATGGTCCTGGCGCCGAGGTGGCGACAGACGAGTGCCGTTGTCGCATCACCGCTCATCTGTGTGCCGCCACTGGTGATCTACACGGCGCTGATCGTGCCGAAGTTCGGCGCGTTCGCTGGCACGTTGATCGACCCGCATCTGGCCGGGCTGCAGTCGGTTCTCGGCGAGGGGACAGGCGCTGCGGCCGCGTGGGCGCATTTCGTCGCGCTCGACCTGTTTCTCGGGCGCTGGATCTTCCTCGACAGCCGCGCCCGTGGTCTTCCGCCGCTGCTGATCAGCCCGCTGCTGGTGCTCACGATCCTGTTCGCGCCGATCGGCGTCCTGCTCTACCTGCTCATCCGACTGACCCGCACACCGCTGCCGGTGTCCGACCGGCCCATCTCCCTGGAGGCATGA
- a CDS encoding DoxX family protein — MMETLIVLLTTLLVLRAAAALGARRFGAWSTCAAYALGVMLIMTGTTHFLPEAFADSPAPTHTDFIPMVPPFVPFPSLMIYLTGALELLGAAGLFLTNTRRPAGLGLIALFLVMLPANIYVAVSDVPFNGAPATPLWARIPEQVLYIGVALGAAGALRFGRRGGGTAEPSTRAVVRTDGVA; from the coding sequence ATGATGGAAACCCTGATCGTTCTGCTCACCACCCTGCTCGTCCTGCGCGCGGCGGCGGCGCTCGGCGCCCGCCGATTCGGCGCGTGGTCGACCTGCGCCGCCTACGCCCTCGGCGTGATGCTGATCATGACCGGCACAACGCATTTCCTTCCTGAGGCGTTCGCGGACTCTCCCGCGCCGACCCATACGGACTTCATTCCGATGGTGCCGCCGTTCGTACCGTTTCCCAGCCTGATGATCTACCTGACCGGCGCGCTGGAACTGCTCGGCGCGGCCGGCCTGTTCCTCACGAACACCCGCCGACCGGCCGGGCTCGGGCTTATCGCACTGTTCCTCGTGATGCTGCCCGCCAACATCTACGTCGCCGTGTCCGACGTCCCGTTCAACGGCGCACCCGCGACACCACTGTGGGCGCGGATCCCGGAGCAGGTGCTGTACATCGGCGTCGCGCTGGGGGCGGCCGGAGCGCTTCGGTTCGGGCGACGAGGCGGCGGTACCGCCGAACCGTCCACACGGGCCGTGGTCCGCACCGACGGAGTTGCCTGA
- a CDS encoding UDP-N-acetylglucosamine--N-acetylmuramyl-(pentapeptide) pyrophosphoryl-undecaprenol N-acetylglucosamine transferase, translated as MTEAVPFGQKRVVFRLIVAGGGTGGHVFPALTTVRALRAQFADSAALEVLWVGQAGGLEEGVARAEGIEFAAVATGKLRRDRHLLKMINRANITDMGRVPVGVAQAVRLVSRFRPNVVLTTGGYVSVPVGVGARVRRVPLVVHEQTVRLGLANRVLARVAAKVAVSSDSSVALLPRAARAVVTGNPVRPEILHGHADKAIDALGVRGFNRDLPTVYVTGGAQGSVQINTVVRDLLPWLLARANVIHQCGSSSIDHLRHHAATLAPDQAARYLVTEFIGPELADVLALTDVVISRSGAGTLAELTALGKAAVLIPLASSAGNEQAHNALVLAEAGAAVALLGEVSAQTLRGAVEPLLANSEHRASIAEQARLRGRPDAAERLAQVVRSAAR; from the coding sequence ATGACAGAAGCAGTCCCGTTCGGTCAGAAGCGGGTGGTATTCCGTTTGATTGTCGCTGGGGGAGGCACGGGCGGCCATGTCTTTCCCGCTTTGACCACTGTCCGCGCCCTGCGCGCCCAGTTCGCTGACAGTGCGGCATTGGAGGTGCTGTGGGTCGGGCAGGCGGGTGGCCTGGAAGAAGGGGTGGCGCGGGCGGAAGGTATCGAGTTCGCCGCGGTCGCGACCGGCAAGCTACGCCGTGACCGCCATTTGCTGAAGATGATCAACCGCGCCAATATCACGGACATGGGGCGGGTGCCGGTCGGTGTCGCCCAGGCGGTGCGATTGGTGAGCCGTTTCCGACCGAATGTCGTGCTCACAACGGGCGGCTACGTATCGGTGCCAGTGGGTGTAGGGGCGCGGGTGCGGCGGGTTCCGTTAGTCGTCCATGAGCAGACCGTCCGTTTGGGTCTGGCCAATCGTGTTCTGGCCCGAGTAGCGGCCAAGGTTGCGGTCTCCTCCGACTCGAGCGTGGCATTACTGCCTCGCGCTGCGCGCGCGGTCGTCACGGGTAATCCTGTGCGCCCGGAGATCCTGCACGGCCACGCGGATAAGGCGATCGACGCACTCGGCGTGCGCGGGTTCAACCGTGATCTGCCAACCGTATACGTCACCGGTGGTGCGCAGGGATCGGTACAGATCAACACCGTCGTGCGTGATCTACTACCGTGGTTACTGGCCCGCGCCAACGTGATTCACCAGTGCGGCTCCTCATCGATCGATCATCTGCGGCATCACGCCGCGACCCTCGCCCCCGACCAAGCCGCCCGCTATCTGGTCACCGAGTTCATCGGGCCTGAGTTGGCGGACGTGCTCGCGTTGACGGATGTGGTCATCTCGCGTAGCGGGGCGGGAACCCTGGCCGAGCTCACCGCGCTGGGCAAAGCTGCGGTGTTGATCCCGTTGGCGTCGTCTGCGGGCAACGAACAGGCCCACAACGCGCTGGTCCTCGCCGAGGCGGGCGCCGCAGTCGCTCTGCTCGGGGAGGTATCAGCACAGACTCTTCGCGGGGCGGTTGAGCCTCTGCTGGCCAACTCCGAGCACCGCGCCAGCATTGCCGAGCAGGCCCGGTTGCGTGGTCGTCCGGACGCGGCCGAACGGCTCGCGCAGGTTGTGCGGTCGGCAGCGCGCTAG